In Gemmata obscuriglobus, a single genomic region encodes these proteins:
- a CDS encoding tetratricopeptide repeat protein → MLRPFVPMLLLVLAAPAVADDKDWTGKTVTLTAEVKLGQKQTGGLLRNGAVLVKSKVYVVKSDDGEFVELVGESGLIYKSEAEVVAVREMPKRGAPAPKVDAKNLWARGAKVLPKKRTWLVQFGDRDADGSQFLFPLSTNLPLEVRSDNGDGWVRIHDRVREGWVHKDDLVTKDEAPAHWDRELKADPENTHALYMRGIGWREKGELDKALNDFNECIRLEPDFTSAYLSRGNVLSDRRQFAKAIADYTEVIRRSPQSSLAYCNRGHAYNDTKEYDKALKDLDESIRLNPRYVPAHLTRGKAWYGKGEHDKAIANYTEALRLDPRYISPYLHRGLAWAAKGEHDKAIADYSAAVRLDPKSIYAHQQLAAGWAAKKEYKNALRGFETLAELNPRHAYAFHQIAWLCATCPDPAVRDGKKAIEAAKKAMSLDKLNDYGDTLAAAYAEAGEFDQAVSVLLKTLENKTIGADGRKVLESRLKLYRDKKPFRDG, encoded by the coding sequence ATGTTGCGCCCATTTGTTCCGATGTTGTTGCTCGTCCTCGCCGCACCGGCTGTGGCCGACGACAAGGACTGGACCGGCAAGACGGTGACGCTGACGGCCGAAGTGAAGCTCGGCCAAAAGCAGACCGGCGGGCTGCTGAGGAACGGCGCGGTGCTGGTCAAATCGAAAGTGTACGTGGTCAAATCGGACGACGGTGAGTTCGTGGAGCTGGTGGGCGAGTCCGGGCTCATCTACAAGAGCGAGGCGGAGGTGGTCGCGGTCCGCGAGATGCCGAAGAGGGGCGCGCCGGCTCCGAAGGTTGACGCCAAGAACCTCTGGGCACGCGGCGCGAAGGTGCTGCCCAAGAAGCGAACGTGGCTGGTCCAGTTCGGCGACCGCGACGCCGACGGTAGCCAGTTCCTGTTTCCGCTGTCTACGAATTTGCCGCTCGAGGTCCGGTCCGACAACGGCGACGGCTGGGTCCGCATCCACGATCGGGTGCGCGAGGGGTGGGTGCATAAGGATGACCTCGTGACCAAGGACGAGGCGCCGGCCCACTGGGACCGCGAATTGAAAGCGGACCCGGAAAACACCCACGCTCTTTACATGCGGGGGATCGGCTGGCGGGAAAAAGGCGAGCTGGATAAAGCCCTCAACGATTTCAACGAGTGCATCCGGCTCGAACCGGACTTCACGTCCGCGTACCTCAGCCGCGGAAACGTGCTGAGCGACCGGCGCCAGTTCGCCAAGGCCATTGCCGACTACACCGAGGTGATCCGCCGGTCACCTCAGAGCTCGCTGGCGTACTGCAACCGCGGGCACGCGTACAACGACACGAAGGAGTACGATAAGGCTCTTAAGGATCTCGACGAATCGATCCGGCTCAACCCCCGGTACGTGCCCGCACACCTGACCCGCGGCAAGGCTTGGTACGGGAAGGGGGAGCACGATAAGGCGATCGCCAATTACACCGAAGCGCTTCGATTAGACCCCCGGTACATCTCCCCCTACCTGCACCGCGGCCTCGCGTGGGCGGCGAAGGGGGAGCACGACAAGGCGATTGCGGATTACAGCGCGGCGGTGCGCCTCGACCCGAAGTCCATCTACGCCCACCAACAACTCGCGGCCGGGTGGGCGGCCAAGAAAGAATACAAGAATGCGCTCCGCGGCTTCGAAACGCTCGCCGAACTGAACCCGCGTCACGCGTACGCGTTCCACCAGATCGCGTGGCTGTGCGCGACCTGTCCCGACCCGGCGGTGCGCGACGGGAAGAAGGCCATCGAGGCCGCCAAGAAGGCAATGAGCCTTGATAAGTTGAACGATTATGGGGACACGCTCGCCGCCGCTTATGCCGAGGCCGGCGAATTCGACCAAGCCGTGTCGGTGCTGCTCAAGACACTCGAGAACAAGACCATTGGCGCCGACGGTCGCAAGGTTTTAGAGTCGCGGCTCAAACTGTACCGTGACAAGAAGCCGTTCCGGGACGGTTAA